A genomic window from Treponema maltophilum ATCC 51939 includes:
- a CDS encoding TatD family hydrolase, producing MFSDTHCHLSYLEKRGIDPAAVVRGIALKGMPFVLDAGVEADDVSRRIGFVDERCTCAQSRSLFRFAAGIWPDSQAVENRAEQVETLRSHLADCDDGRLCAIGECGFDRHRLPDDEVDEEGERELFDMQLELAREKDFPVVVHSRDAFEPTIAALRDNPDSTGVIHCYSYGIEEARAFLDAGWYISLAGSVTYAKKTQIHETELLVRFIPSDRLLLETDAPYLAPVPFRGKPNTPLLIEHTYRFVAPLRSVSAEDLARTVLLNARRLFG from the coding sequence ATGTTCAGCGATACGCACTGTCATCTGAGCTATCTTGAAAAGCGCGGCATCGATCCTGCGGCGGTTGTGCGCGGTATTGCCCTCAAGGGTATGCCCTTTGTGCTCGACGCCGGCGTCGAAGCGGACGATGTATCGCGCCGCATAGGTTTTGTCGACGAGCGGTGCACCTGCGCCCAATCGCGTTCTTTGTTCCGTTTTGCCGCAGGCATATGGCCCGACTCTCAAGCGGTCGAAAACCGTGCGGAACAGGTCGAAACGCTGCGTTCGCACCTTGCAGATTGCGATGACGGCCGACTGTGCGCAATCGGCGAATGCGGCTTTGACCGCCACCGCCTGCCCGACGATGAAGTCGACGAAGAAGGAGAGCGCGAACTGTTCGACATGCAGCTTGAGCTTGCGCGGGAAAAAGATTTTCCCGTCGTCGTGCATTCGCGCGACGCCTTTGAACCGACCATCGCCGCGCTGCGCGACAATCCCGACTCTACGGGCGTCATTCACTGCTATTCGTACGGTATTGAAGAAGCGCGCGCTTTTTTGGACGCGGGCTGGTACATTTCGCTTGCAGGCTCGGTTACCTACGCCAAAAAAACGCAGATACACGAAACCGAACTCTTAGTGCGTTTTATCCCTTCCGATCGCCTGCTTTTGGAAACCGACGCTCCCTACCTTGCGCCCGTTCCCTTCCGCGGCAAACCGAATACGCCCCTTCTTATTGAACACACCTACCGCTTTGTCGCTCCGCTCCGCTCCGTGAGCGCCGAAGACCTCGCCCGAACCGTTCTGCTCAACGCCCGCCGCCTCTTCGGCTGA
- a CDS encoding rhodanese-like domain-containing protein — protein MKRFEIALKILPLLLLFSAACAFAAGAKGTVMQTKNTFYTISAQEAKKRMDSGRPVVIVDVRTKSEYDEDHIPNAVLIPNETIGSERPAALPDLNAEILVYCRSGARSRAASQKLANLGYTAIYNFGGITDWPYETVKTAR, from the coding sequence ATGAAACGTTTTGAAATTGCGCTTAAAATACTGCCCCTTCTTTTACTCTTCTCAGCCGCCTGCGCATTTGCCGCAGGAGCAAAAGGAACTGTTATGCAAACTAAAAATACTTTTTATACCATCAGCGCTCAGGAAGCAAAAAAGCGCATGGACAGCGGCCGGCCGGTCGTCATTGTCGACGTGCGCACGAAAAGCGAATACGACGAAGACCATATTCCGAACGCCGTTCTTATTCCGAACGAAACGATCGGCTCCGAACGTCCCGCAGCTCTTCCCGATTTAAATGCCGAAATCTTGGTGTACTGCCGTTCGGGAGCGCGAAGCCGCGCCGCATCGCAAAAGCTTGCAAACCTCGGCTATACCGCAATTTACAACTTCGGCGGCATCACGGATTGGCCGTACGAAACGGTTAAAACGGCCCGATAA
- a CDS encoding AGE family epimerase/isomerase, protein MRNTIEEFNPKKLIPLYRRSLTDSVLPFWLKYGMDPVHGGIYTGLDRDGNILETDKSVWFQGRALWTFAQAYMATSSYGEKHPEYLDACRSLADFIEKYCTDGSDGRMYFRLTKDGKPVIKRLRYFFSEAFAVIGFASYGRASGKKEYVQKAFDLLKKIERIRTQPGLLIPKFDQTNARSRGFGVPMILLNTAAELRAAVRHFNMDGEAFCTEYMDALLNEIKTYFIRPDLKAVLEQCASDGSVQRDHFEGRLLNPGHAIEGAWFMMKEGLERGDTELQKLGVDMFDWMWERGWDKKYGGIIYFRDIDNKSLSEYWQDMKFWWPQNEAVIASLYAYTITGRKKYKDRFVCAHNYFHERFPDAKYGECYGYFHRDGTLATPLKGNMYKGPFHIPRMYMEGAALLEKLNKKTEKQSV, encoded by the coding sequence ATGCGTAACACGATAGAAGAATTCAATCCCAAAAAACTTATTCCGCTGTACCGCCGAAGCCTTACCGATTCCGTGTTGCCGTTTTGGCTCAAATACGGTATGGATCCGGTTCACGGCGGCATATACACCGGTTTGGACCGGGACGGAAACATTTTGGAAACCGATAAATCGGTGTGGTTTCAAGGGCGCGCGTTGTGGACATTCGCGCAAGCCTATATGGCGACAAGTTCATACGGCGAAAAACATCCGGAATATTTGGACGCCTGCCGTTCGCTTGCCGATTTTATCGAAAAATACTGTACCGACGGATCCGACGGCAGAATGTATTTTCGCCTTACAAAGGACGGAAAGCCCGTTATCAAACGTCTGCGCTATTTTTTCAGTGAAGCATTCGCCGTCATCGGCTTTGCCTCATACGGACGGGCATCCGGTAAAAAAGAATACGTGCAAAAAGCCTTCGACTTGTTGAAAAAAATCGAGCGTATCCGCACGCAGCCGGGCTTACTTATTCCCAAATTCGATCAAACGAATGCACGTTCGCGCGGCTTCGGGGTTCCGATGATTTTATTGAACACCGCCGCCGAATTGCGCGCCGCCGTTCGGCACTTCAATATGGACGGGGAAGCCTTTTGTACCGAATACATGGACGCGCTGTTGAACGAAATTAAAACCTATTTTATCCGTCCCGACTTAAAGGCCGTACTCGAACAGTGCGCGAGCGACGGTTCCGTTCAGCGCGATCATTTTGAAGGGCGTCTTTTAAATCCGGGCCATGCGATAGAAGGCGCGTGGTTTATGATGAAAGAAGGACTCGAACGCGGCGACACGGAACTGCAAAAACTGGGCGTCGATATGTTCGACTGGATGTGGGAGCGCGGCTGGGATAAAAAATACGGCGGCATTATCTACTTCCGCGACATCGACAACAAAAGCCTCAGCGAATACTGGCAGGATATGAAATTCTGGTGGCCGCAAAACGAAGCGGTTATCGCCTCGCTGTACGCATATACAATAACCGGCCGCAAAAAATATAAAGACCGCTTTGTATGCGCCCACAACTATTTTCACGAGCGCTTCCCCGACGCAAAATACGGCGAATGCTACGGCTATTTTCACCGCGACGGCACGCTTGCAACGCCGCTTAAGGGCAATATGTATAAGGGCCCCTTTCATATTCCCCGCATGTACATGGAAGGGGCGGCTCTGCTCGAAAAACTGAATAAAAAAACGGAGAAACAGTCTGTATGA
- a CDS encoding Rpn family recombination-promoting nuclease/putative transposase has protein sequence MRKHFDDLTIADDFMFCKIMQDESICKQFLEMILSDKIGKIVYLSPQNSVTTGIEAKSVRLDILVKDEAGKSYDIEMQVSNEYNLPKRMRYYQATIDIAFLDKGAHYKALNDSYIIFMCLFDAIGNDKPLYTFENICLEDRQTPLRDGTKKVIINAQAFRKAEDAELKGFLEYVKKGTVNTEYTGRIETMIQAVKHNEQARQEYRFMSGFEMDAREEGRNEGIAQGIQQGFADGAYQTKLETAKLMRAHNYSITEICEMTGLSKEEVEAIN, from the coding sequence ATGAGAAAACACTTTGACGACTTAACCATTGCCGATGACTTTATGTTTTGTAAAATTATGCAGGATGAAAGTATTTGCAAGCAATTTCTCGAAATGATCTTGTCAGATAAAATCGGGAAAATTGTCTACCTGTCGCCGCAAAACAGCGTGACAACCGGCATTGAAGCAAAATCGGTACGTTTGGATATTCTGGTCAAAGACGAAGCCGGTAAATCTTACGATATAGAAATGCAAGTAAGCAATGAGTATAATCTTCCGAAACGCATGAGGTATTATCAGGCGACAATTGACATCGCATTCTTAGACAAGGGTGCCCACTACAAAGCATTAAACGACAGTTATATCATCTTTATGTGCTTATTCGATGCTATCGGGAACGACAAGCCCCTTTACACATTTGAAAATATTTGCCTTGAAGACCGGCAAACACCCTTACGCGACGGGACAAAAAAGGTTATAATAAATGCACAAGCCTTTAGAAAAGCCGAAGACGCGGAACTGAAAGGTTTTTTGGAGTATGTCAAGAAGGGAACGGTGAATACCGAATACACAGGGAGGATAGAAACGATGATACAGGCAGTAAAACACAACGAACAGGCACGGCAAGAATACCGCTTTATGTCGGGGTTCGAAATGGACGCGCGGGAAGAGGGCCGAAACGAAGGCATTGCACAAGGAATCCAACAAGGCTTTGCCGACGGCGCATACCAAACAAAACTTGAAACGGCAAAATTGATGCGTGCTCATAATTACTCGATTACTGAAATTTGTGAAATGACCGGCCTTTCCAAAGAAGAGGTGGAAGCGATTAATTAA